ttcttttcattttttgtttttttatgtatgCCTGTCTGAATGTCATTGACTGCTCTTGCTAAGAAATATCACTCATAAACTTTGTAACTACGATGTGTGACATGCTAAAATAAAACTCTGATTCATATTTTATTCGAAGTTGAATATTAAAGATTTTGGACGAGTAAAACCTTAGAATAGTCTAAATGAACTATTTTATGAAGATGAATActcttgtaaataaaaaataagaatgcgATGTGATGAAGTGTTCagacatttgttttttttagtcagcaaattaaagatatatattGATACAAAGGATACCCAAACCTATATACAAATGGTAGACACCATCTCATAAGAGAATATCTCCATATATAAGATTACTCAATATTAATATaactatataaatatttaataacctAGGATATACCAAAAAATctatctttcaaaaaagaaataaagaatcaCCCAGTACATAAATCTTCCCCGCCATTAAACCAATCAAGTGTTAGGACATTTGTGACAATTTGTCAAAGTACTCAAGATATTCGGCAAGAAAGTCTGGAGTAGAGAAAAAAAGTCCTAAATTTGAATGgaagagaagataaaagaaaaataaagtttttttgaaaaaccattttctctatttctttctttcaaaaatttgtctttaaccaataaaaaatgtatcatcatttatatgtttttattttttttttcactcacttAAACACACCATAAAtgtcctataaaaaaaattaaagttacaaCTTGTAATGAAGTTCATAAAAAAACAGAtgaattcaatatatatatatatatatatatatatataataacaacatATTGAGTCTTAAACaccttaaattattattattattattattgatatttttaacaaaattaacaaactaaataatatttatcgataaaaaaatcacacatgTAACATATAATcagaatcaaaataaatttttgctaAAAAAACAAGATACAAAGGGTAatattattatagttttttaGCTTAACcggtattaatataatataagtttGATTGGGAGCAATGATTAATCTTTGGTGACTGTGAGTACATATAAATTGTATATTTCTTCTCTTaggataatttatttcatactcTATATCACTTGACTTAGTTAAAGGGATATAAGTTAATACTACtaactataaaattattaaacttcaatgttatttattttaaaactaaactcGGGTGAAAAAGTTTCACTATGAATCTTGGGTAGCTACAATCCTACTTTTTTAATGAATCCttaaaattatagaattaaATCGAGtccataataaaatttatccattcttcttcattcttcttcatAACTAACAGATCATGATGACATGTTATTTGTTGACATAAATGatgataatttatatttcttaataagTGATTTAgtgttttaatattaattttaagtatgaaataaatcatattaaaaaataaatattcactTTATATGtgtaatgaatattttatttcaatatcataaaaaaaaacagatcaTGGCCTCAACCTTCCTTCTCTGGGATtgggtaaaaaaataaagaaaaggaaaccaaacTTGAAATAttcttttagtcctttaaaaaattaatttaaaattttttagatgttttattccaaaataaactaataatggAACTCGATAACAACTTTCTAgtccaatataaaaaatatccaaaattattttaatttaaacttaaaaataattctttaatataaaatcaaacataattatttacataaaatcacatattttatcatgatttttactTATTCAACAATCatcatgaattcaattattcaacaatcaacaaaaaaaaaaaatcgtcaACTTAAAACTTACTATTAATAATCCTCAAAATATTCTCTCTATCAAGTGTATCAAGTGGTagattaatttcataaaaaaaagtggTAGATTAATCATGAACATGAACATGAACATCTGGCGTGGATATACAGATATATATTATTGCTCCAGTGGTTGCCATTGTATTGTGTCAGCAGCCACTCTTCTTACTGCTTCCTCGAAGGCATGCTCGTCCCATTCAATGCCCTGCAATGAAAAGCAAACATACATAGAGACGATTATTCTTCCTTCATCTTCAATCAAAACATTCAAAACGCTTATAACACCTTTTTAATTTGGGTTGTTGtcttttgaataattaattGGCCATGTCTTCTATGGGTACCctcaaagaaaattaaaagtgatgttgATTGATGGCAACTTTATCTCTATACAATTAGGTTTAACTCTTTTGtattcacaattttatttttttaattaattttaatcaataacaacatactccatatatatgttaaaaaatattttactaacaatattcttcctctattttttttatcaacaaataaaattgatttaaaaaagagGATAAGGGTATAAGGGTACTCAACCCATAACAAAAACAGAATCACAAACAAATTCCGTATATCTTCTCTCGCAAAAAGGAAACTATTTCAACTACACAATGTCTTTCTGATgtcaaattattttagttatcttttaatttttttaattaattgaaaaacttATTAATGACCGTTtgaccaataatttttttaagtagtttaaatttaatgtttttttagtaactttaaatattttttaaaatagtttttaaaatagttttttttaaatactaataacatatagtttgtttttatatttatttcctttttgatATAAATTTAACCAATTCAATGTGTTAATTAAAAGTTTGTATgcaataaactaattaagtttataaattttatacaaattaaaattagctatttcttatttaattgcaatgttttattttaatggataatatataacttaaaattaaatataagcaAATGGTCCTTACTAGCTAGATAACATGTAACCCTAgctaccaaaaaaaaacaattagttTTAACATGAACGAACTACGTCATGAACTACTACATACCTCAATTATCCTCAGTCTGAAGGTTAATTGGTTAATGGCTGTCTCTCCTGTAATATGGTTGTTTGCGTCCATGGAAACAAAGTTTACGTTCTGAACCCTTTCTAAGAATTCCAATAACTGAATCAATAGATCAACTAGACAACTTTCTCCTCTCACTGTTACTTGCAAGTTCACCATTTGCTCTTCTGATGAACTTGATTCCGATACATGCGAGACCCCAACATTCAATCTTTCATATGAGGAGCTAGGTTTAGCTTTGTTTTCTTCAGTACTAGTAGCTGTAGCTTCTTTGACTGATAAAACTGTCATCAACTGCTGATTTCTCATGTTAAGCTTTTCAATTTCATCCATCAATGATCTCATTGTCTCCGTTGCTGTTGTAAGGATCGTTGCTTTGTTTTTCTAAACCATCCAAATTAAAGttcaaatcatatatatatatatatatatatatatatatatatatatatatatatatatatatatatatatatatatatatatgacattttttttttgtaagaaaataaTGACAACACGTATCAAAAAGCTATGAGCACAGCATTGCTAAATTACAAGAGAAGTGTTGAATTGAAGTTTGATATATACCTTAGTTCCTGGAGGAAGAAGTGTTCTAAGTGCCTGAAAATTCTCATTGAGTTTTTCACGCCTTCTTCGCTCTGATATGGTATGCTGCTGGTACTGGTGCTGGGTACTAATGGGACGTGGTGCAGGTTGAGTAACGCGTTCTCTCATTCTCgttaaattatttaagtttCTAAAGAATTCAAATGATCTTTTCTGTAGGCTTTGGCTGCGAAAATTGGATCCCAATTGGGGTGTTATATTTGGGTTCAATGTATCTGGTCTACATTTATTGAAAGCGGTAGCTCCTGGATGTACCACTGAAGTATACTTAGGCACAATTTGGTGGGGTTGATGCTGCTGAGAAGTTGAAGTTGAAGAAGAAGACATAACACTGATAAATGCTTTTACTATTGCTTCATGTTCACCCTCTGGTGTGGGAAAATAACTTGGAATGACTGGAACTAAATCTAATGCTTGGTACTGTGGGCTAGTTtgagtttgtgtttgtgtttgtgtgggAAGGGTTTGAGGAAAGTGGTACTGAGAAGTTCCCGGAATACTACTGAGTAATAATGAAGATGAACATTGATCAGGCCTACCCGTGGATAATGACAtgaaagaagaagatgatgatgatgatgataaaggTGGATTTTGATCAGTTGTTGATTGTGAATGTATATAGAAATCTTGcggaaataaatttttaagtgtTGTCTGAATGTCAACCTGTATAGGACACAAGTTAGTTTATGAGCTGAGAtgtcaaattcaaaacaagattgattaaatagaattatataattaagtatgcatgcatgcatgcatatgTGATATAGTAATATAGTTTGCTTAATTACTTGAGAAATGTTGGAGAACCCAAGCTCAATTTCTCCGTTTTTGCACCCCATGAAAACAGCAATCtgccataaaagagcaaatactaattaaacatatttgagtttttttcttattcattgtAATTTGGGAAATTGGAGGTTTCCAGTTTTGTTTCCACCATGAAACTACCTCAATCCCTGCTTCctgtaaaaacataaaacaactaGTTACTTTAGCCAACATTAATTCCTttcatcattaattttattttttatttgctaaAAAGTTATTACTTGAAAGAATTTTGTTTGTATTTCTGTCGAAGTCAGTCTTAGAAGAT
This region of Glycine soja cultivar W05 chromosome 17, ASM419377v2, whole genome shotgun sequence genomic DNA includes:
- the LOC114391972 gene encoding putative transcription factor bHLH041 produces the protein MHSMDGVFALPEAARADCLRSLVQSCGCTYVSLWQYDSNLSNLFFLDGFYDATNNQQSSSLGSVAERLLHQYRALTFDVNDHEYVPGVVFRNQLPYIELQLLDLLRLTSTEIQTKFFQEAGIEIAVFMGCKNGEIELGFSNISQVDIQTTLKNLFPQDFYIHSQSTTDQNPPLSSSSSSSSFMSLSTGRPDQCSSSLLLSSIPGTSQYHFPQTLPTQTQTQTQTSPQYQALDLVPVIPSYFPTPEGEHEAIVKAFISVMSSSSTSTSQQHQPHQIVPKYTSVVHPGATAFNKCRPDTLNPNITPQLGSNFRSQSLQKRSFEFFRNLNNLTRMRERVTQPAPRPISTQHQYQQHTISERRRREKLNENFQALRTLLPPGTKKNKATILTTATETMRSLMDEIEKLNMRNQQLMTVLSVKEATATSTEENKAKPSSSYERLNVGVSHVSESSSSEEQMVNLQVTVRGESCLVDLLIQLLEFLERVQNVNFVSMDANNHITGETAINQLTFRLRIIEGIEWDEHAFEEAVRRVAADTIQWQPLEQ